One window from the genome of Deltaproteobacteria bacterium encodes:
- a CDS encoding translation initiation factor IF-3 has translation MRPPFRRPFPQKQRGPRINHMIRGPQVRLIGSDGRQLGIFAVDGAVKMAQEEGLDLVEISPAASPPVCKVMDYGKYKYQQQKKQHDSKKHQTVVHLKEVKIRPNIDEHDLAVKIRHVRRFLENKDKAKITVQFRGREMQHIDRGREVMEKVVKEIVDVGEPEKAAKMEGRNLMAVLTPK, from the coding sequence ATTCGTCCACCATTCAGACGTCCATTTCCGCAGAAGCAAAGGGGCCCGCGGATCAACCACATGATCCGGGGTCCGCAGGTGCGGTTGATCGGTTCGGACGGCAGGCAGTTGGGGATTTTTGCCGTCGACGGCGCCGTGAAGATGGCCCAGGAAGAGGGGCTCGATCTGGTTGAAATTTCCCCTGCGGCCTCTCCTCCCGTCTGCAAGGTCATGGATTACGGGAAGTACAAATACCAGCAACAGAAAAAACAGCACGACAGCAAAAAACACCAGACGGTGGTGCATCTAAAGGAGGTCAAAATCCGTCCCAATATCGACGAGCACGATCTGGCGGTCAAGATCCGCCATGTCCGGCGGTTTCTGGAAAACAAGGACAAGGCAAAAATCACCGTCCAGTTCCGGGGGCGGGAGATGCAACACATCGACAGAGGGCGCGAGGTCATGGAGAAGGTGGTCAAGGAAATAGTGGATGTGGGGGAGCCGGAAAAGGCGGCGAAGATGGAGGGGAGGAATTTGATGGCTGTGTTGACGCCGAAATAA
- the rpmI gene encoding 50S ribosomal protein L35: MPKLKTNSGAAKRFKATKNKKFKYSKAKRRHLLEWKSAGKSRHMRKSTYVHDADWHKVRQMMPYA; this comes from the coding sequence ATGCCAAAACTAAAAACAAACAGCGGGGCCGCAAAGCGGTTCAAGGCCACCAAAAACAAAAAATTCAAGTACAGCAAGGCGAAAAGGCGCCATCTGCTCGAATGGAAGTCGGCCGGCAAGAGCCGGCATATGCGAAAATCGACGTATGTGCATGATGCCGACTGGCACAAAGTGAGGCAGATGATGCCGTACGCCTGA
- the rplT gene encoding 50S ribosomal protein L20, which translates to MSRATNTAASRRRRKKILKEAGGYRGGQSKLFRTAAERVARALQYAYRDRRVKKRDFRSLWITRIGIASKLQGLSYSRLIAGLKKANIAVDRKVLADLAVRAPQAFADVVAKAKASLA; encoded by the coding sequence ATGTCACGTGCAACAAATACGGCGGCTTCAAGAAGACGCCGGAAGAAGATTCTCAAAGAGGCCGGGGGGTACCGCGGAGGGCAGTCAAAACTGTTCCGCACCGCCGCCGAACGGGTCGCCCGGGCGCTTCAATACGCCTACCGCGACCGCCGGGTAAAAAAGAGGGATTTTCGCTCCCTCTGGATCACCCGTATTGGCATTGCCTCCAAATTGCAGGGTTTGAGTTATTCCCGGCTTATCGCCGGGCTTAAAAAGGCCAATATTGCCGTGGACCGGAAGGTCTTGGCCGATTTGGCGGTGAGGGCGCCGCAGGCGTTTGCGGATGTGGTTGCAAAGGCGAAGGCGTCGTTAGCTTGA
- the pheS gene encoding phenylalanine--tRNA ligase subunit alpha: protein MLLKKLDDLKKEAVASFGGVRSEEELYALKVRYLGKKGLLTDILKDLGRTGAEERPVIGARANELKGELEETYERQSFLLKSLKVQEALESEKIDVTLPGIPVNRGRIHPISRVLSEMKEIFSGMGFDICEGPEIETDFYNFEALNIPADHPARDMQDTFYLQNVDHGSDSSEPRYLGTQAPRHSGTGLLLRTHTSPVQVRVMQKQKPPIQMVAPGAVYRRDADITHSPMFHQIEGLMVDRHITMAHLKGVLEVFLGKIFQPGIRIKFRPSFFPFTEPSAEVDIQCVICHGVGAHRRAPFPDEPCRICRGSGWLEIMGCGMVDPAVFRFVKIDPKIYTGFAFGIGIERVAMLKYGINDIRLFYENDVRFLEQF from the coding sequence ATCCTCCTCAAAAAACTTGACGATCTCAAAAAAGAGGCCGTTGCCTCCTTTGGCGGCGTCCGTTCGGAGGAGGAACTCTATGCGCTCAAAGTCCGCTATCTCGGAAAAAAGGGGCTGTTGACCGACATCCTCAAGGACCTGGGGAGGACGGGGGCCGAGGAGCGCCCCGTCATCGGCGCCAGGGCCAATGAGTTGAAAGGGGAGCTCGAAGAGACCTACGAGCGGCAAAGTTTTCTGCTTAAAAGCCTCAAGGTTCAGGAGGCGCTGGAATCCGAAAAAATCGATGTCACTCTGCCGGGGATCCCGGTCAACCGAGGCAGAATTCATCCGATCAGCCGGGTCCTCTCCGAGATGAAGGAAATCTTTAGCGGGATGGGTTTCGACATCTGCGAGGGCCCCGAGATTGAAACCGATTTTTACAACTTTGAGGCCCTGAATATTCCCGCCGATCACCCTGCCCGCGACATGCAGGATACATTTTACCTACAGAATGTGGATCATGGATCAGATTCCTCTGAACCTAGGTACTTGGGCACGCAGGCGCCCAGGCACTCAGGCACAGGCCTTCTCCTTCGCACGCACACCTCGCCGGTGCAGGTGCGGGTGATGCAAAAACAAAAACCCCCCATCCAGATGGTGGCGCCGGGGGCGGTCTACCGGCGCGACGCCGATATCACCCATTCCCCCATGTTCCATCAGATTGAAGGGTTGATGGTCGATCGCCACATCACCATGGCCCACCTCAAGGGGGTCCTGGAGGTTTTTTTGGGAAAAATTTTTCAGCCGGGAATCAGGATAAAATTTCGTCCGAGCTTTTTTCCCTTCACCGAACCGTCGGCCGAAGTCGATATCCAGTGCGTCATCTGCCATGGCGTAGGGGCGCACCGCCGTGCGCCCTTCCCGGATGAGCCCTGCCGGATTTGCAGAGGGAGCGGATGGCTCGAAATCATGGGATGCGGGATGGTCGATCCGGCGGTCTTCAGGTTTGTGAAGATCGACCCGAAAATCTACACCGGCTTTGCCTTCGGCATCGGCATTGAACGGGTGGCTATGTTGAAGTACGGCATCAATGACATTCGGTTGTTTTACGAAAATGATGTAAGATTTTTGGAACAGTTTTAA
- a CDS encoding phenylalanine--tRNA ligase subunit beta yields the protein MKISCRWLKEFLPALKASPRTIADRLTNTGLEVEAVEERGGGLEKVVVGEVVKVDRHPNADRLSLCAVTDGKKTHSVVCGAPNVTVNKKYPLALIGARLPNGMEIKQAKIRGVDSEGMLCSAKELGLKGDASGLLTLDDEAPAGKSFVVYYGLNDTILDVAVPPNRGDLLSHRGMAREVSAIFFLPFKDLKSPVLKGGYPIGDYVSVKVEDSAGCPRYCARVVRGVRIAPSPRRLQTRLELLGVRPVNNVVDAANYVMLETGHPLHAFDHRFIRGGVLKIRKAGESQTFETLDHENRSLLKDDLLIADSEGPVALAGIMGGKMSEVREDTETLVLEAASFHPGRIRSTARRLGIQSESSYRFERGVNPETVSLAIDRLTELIISLAGGEASGDRIDIYPKRVKATRLALHQAEIERTLGISIRQAEVKKILGRLGLAPSAVKGGFKVGAPSFRQDLTREIDLIEELVRFTGYDKIPSDLPRIAVRSPRQSPASAVESEVRAFFSAHGFFETIHYGFCDRQELEKARYEGPTVSLSNPLSQELSELCPTLLPALLGTYRKNRLKVSGPLKFFEIRPIFLPPSVEIRRLTAIYGGAAGPKNWQGLNRAMDFFDGKGILEALMAEGKINPVDFRTAEKNEFHPGQSVEILTGETCLGFFGKVHPEILRRYEIDDAVYAFDLDGAGLAGLWRKTTPAFRPLSPYPTVTRDLALVMDRSLSHDAILRVIQEAKVPALKEVFLFDVYEGEKLPAGKKSLAFSLVYENPERTLTDKEVNDAHFALVDVLAQKLGVVLR from the coding sequence ATGAAAATCAGTTGCCGATGGCTCAAAGAATTTCTTCCGGCGCTTAAAGCGTCTCCGCGCACAATCGCCGACCGTCTCACCAATACCGGCCTCGAAGTGGAAGCCGTTGAGGAACGGGGAGGCGGACTTGAGAAGGTGGTTGTCGGAGAGGTGGTCAAAGTGGATCGCCACCCCAATGCCGATCGTCTTTCTCTCTGTGCCGTCACCGACGGCAAAAAAACCCATTCCGTCGTTTGCGGGGCTCCCAATGTCACCGTCAATAAAAAATATCCGCTGGCCTTGATCGGCGCGCGCCTTCCCAACGGTATGGAAATCAAACAGGCGAAGATCCGCGGCGTCGATTCGGAAGGCATGCTCTGCTCGGCCAAAGAGCTTGGCCTTAAGGGAGATGCATCAGGCCTTCTTACGTTGGACGATGAGGCCCCTGCAGGGAAATCGTTTGTTGTTTATTACGGCTTGAACGATACCATTCTCGATGTGGCTGTTCCTCCAAATCGTGGCGATCTTCTTTCCCACAGGGGGATGGCCCGCGAGGTATCGGCGATTTTTTTCCTTCCATTTAAAGATTTAAAAAGTCCTGTTTTAAAGGGAGGTTACCCAATAGGAGATTATGTATCGGTTAAGGTGGAAGATTCGGCCGGGTGTCCCCGCTATTGTGCGCGGGTTGTCCGCGGCGTGCGCATTGCTCCCTCTCCCCGCCGGCTTCAAACACGGCTTGAACTTTTGGGGGTAAGACCGGTCAATAACGTGGTTGATGCCGCCAATTATGTCATGCTGGAAACGGGGCATCCGCTTCATGCCTTTGACCACCGGTTTATTCGGGGGGGGGTCTTAAAAATCCGGAAGGCAGGAGAGTCGCAGACTTTTGAAACGCTCGATCATGAAAACAGAAGCCTCTTAAAAGATGATCTCCTGATCGCCGATTCGGAAGGCCCGGTGGCTCTGGCGGGGATCATGGGGGGAAAAATGAGCGAGGTCCGTGAAGATACCGAAACGCTTGTGCTGGAAGCGGCCTCTTTTCACCCCGGCAGAATCCGTTCCACCGCCCGGAGGCTTGGCATTCAGTCCGAATCGTCCTATCGCTTCGAGCGGGGAGTCAATCCTGAAACGGTTTCTTTGGCCATCGACCGATTAACCGAACTGATCATTAGCCTTGCCGGCGGGGAGGCGAGCGGAGATCGAATCGATATTTATCCGAAGAGGGTCAAGGCAACAAGGTTGGCGCTCCATCAGGCGGAGATCGAACGGACATTGGGAATTTCCATCAGACAGGCCGAGGTCAAAAAAATCCTGGGCCGTCTTGGATTGGCCCCTTCCGCGGTCAAAGGGGGATTCAAAGTGGGGGCCCCCTCGTTTCGCCAGGATTTAACCCGTGAGATCGACCTGATTGAGGAGCTGGTCCGCTTCACCGGCTACGATAAAATCCCGTCGGACCTGCCGCGAATTGCCGTCCGGTCGCCCCGACAGTCGCCTGCGTCGGCGGTGGAAAGCGAGGTCCGGGCTTTTTTTTCCGCCCACGGATTTTTTGAGACCATTCATTACGGTTTTTGCGACCGGCAGGAATTGGAGAAGGCGCGGTATGAAGGGCCGACGGTCTCTTTGAGCAATCCTTTGAGTCAGGAATTATCAGAGCTATGTCCGACCCTTTTGCCGGCGCTTCTTGGCACGTACCGGAAAAACCGGCTGAAGGTCTCGGGTCCCCTGAAATTTTTCGAGATTCGCCCCATCTTTTTGCCCCCTTCAGTCGAAATCAGACGGCTGACTGCCATTTACGGGGGGGCGGCCGGACCCAAAAACTGGCAGGGGTTGAATCGCGCGATGGATTTTTTTGACGGCAAGGGGATTCTTGAGGCCTTGATGGCCGAAGGGAAGATCAATCCGGTTGATTTCCGGACGGCGGAAAAAAATGAATTTCATCCCGGCCAGTCTGTTGAAATTCTGACCGGCGAGACTTGTTTGGGTTTTTTTGGCAAGGTGCATCCGGAGATTCTCCGCAGGTATGAAATTGACGACGCGGTTTACGCCTTTGACCTCGACGGCGCCGGGCTGGCGGGTCTGTGGCGCAAAACGACGCCTGCCTTCAGGCCTTTGAGCCCCTATCCGACGGTTACCCGCGATCTCGCCCTTGTCATGGACCGGTCGCTGTCGCATGACGCCATTTTGCGGGTAATTCAGGAGGCCAAAGTCCCTGCCTTGAAAGAGGTTTTTCTCTTTGACGTCTATGAGGGGGAAAAACTCCCGGCGGGAAAAAAGAGCCTCGCCTTTTCCCTGGTCTACGAAAACCCGGAGAGGACCCTGACCGACAAGGAGGTCAACGACGCCCATTTTGCCCTGGTGGATGTACTGGCCCAAAAGCTGGGAGTCGTTTTAAGGTGA
- a CDS encoding integration host factor subunit alpha, with protein MTKAEIVESVYEKLGFSKKESADIVELVFDTMKETLEKGQKIKISGFGNFVVRHKRPRIGRNPQTGQEIEISERRVLTFRPSQILKMALNK; from the coding sequence ATGACCAAGGCGGAGATCGTGGAATCGGTCTACGAAAAACTCGGTTTTTCCAAAAAAGAGTCGGCCGACATCGTGGAGTTGGTGTTCGACACGATGAAGGAGACGCTGGAAAAGGGGCAGAAGATTAAAATCTCCGGCTTCGGCAATTTCGTGGTTCGGCACAAGCGCCCCCGAATCGGCAGAAACCCGCAAACGGGGCAGGAAATTGAAATTTCAGAAAGGCGGGTTCTTACCTTTCGGCCGTCGCAGATTTTAAAGATGGCGTTGAATAAGTGA
- a CDS encoding MerR family transcriptional regulator: MNHIPDKLYFKIGEVAELAGVAPYVLRYWETEFSEISPLKSRTNQRLYKKRDVETILKIKNLLYEEKFTINGARKRLRQDSRRKGGEEATGPQLGLNLDLPDPSAYGFIPFKKELLRLMKEMERSLEE, encoded by the coding sequence GTGAATCACATCCCCGACAAACTCTACTTCAAGATCGGCGAGGTGGCCGAATTGGCCGGTGTTGCGCCGTACGTGCTCCGCTACTGGGAGACGGAATTTTCCGAAATTTCACCGCTTAAATCCCGCACCAATCAGAGGCTCTACAAAAAGAGGGACGTGGAGACGATTCTCAAGATCAAAAATCTCCTCTACGAAGAGAAATTCACCATCAACGGCGCCCGCAAGCGCCTCCGGCAAGACAGCCGGCGAAAAGGGGGGGAAGAGGCGACGGGGCCGCAGTTGGGCCTGAATCTTGACTTGCCCGACCCCTCTGCCTATGGCTTTATACCGTTCAAAAAAGAACTCCTTCGCTTGATGAAAGAGATGGAGAGAAGCTTGGAGGAGTAG
- a CDS encoding homoserine kinase: MALYTRLTRQQIRKLAASFGLPAPRKIRGVLEGTVNTFYELTYPKKSYFLRVDEVADLKRLKNELRVFSLLERIKKRLSFKTTLPLKAKNGKRTIPFGKKYVLLFEKINGASYFHHRLKGKHLYRIGRALAELHRATKNCRIPPHRFNFTGMERVYREILPHLQKKHPAVALETGQWMTWLKKNEPKGVPCGLIHADLFPENLLFVRDRLEGILDYEAAGYGSCLFDIAVTLHACCHDEKNFSIEKCRRLLEGYRSVRKLSTRKKRWFEYYLYQSAVRFLLTRLRDFELKEGKVLARPFKDYREYLRRFSEMPELVRAL, from the coding sequence ATGGCTCTCTACACTCGGCTCACCCGGCAACAGATCAGGAAACTTGCGGCCTCCTTCGGCCTTCCGGCCCCCCGAAAAATCCGCGGCGTTCTGGAGGGAACGGTCAATACTTTCTACGAGCTGACCTATCCGAAAAAATCGTATTTTCTGCGCGTGGACGAAGTGGCGGACTTAAAACGGCTTAAAAACGAACTCCGCGTTTTTAGTCTGCTGGAGCGGATTAAAAAAAGGCTCTCCTTTAAGACAACGCTCCCCCTTAAGGCAAAAAATGGAAAACGCACCATCCCTTTCGGCAAAAAATATGTTCTGCTTTTTGAAAAGATCAACGGCGCCTCGTACTTTCATCACCGCCTCAAGGGAAAACACCTGTATCGAATCGGCCGCGCCTTGGCTGAACTCCATCGGGCCACAAAGAATTGCCGTATCCCTCCTCACCGCTTTAATTTCACCGGTATGGAAAGGGTTTACCGGGAAATTCTCCCCCACCTTCAAAAAAAACATCCGGCGGTGGCTCTGGAAACCGGTCAGTGGATGACGTGGCTTAAAAAAAACGAACCGAAAGGGGTCCCCTGCGGCCTGATCCACGCCGATCTCTTTCCGGAAAATCTCCTCTTTGTCCGCGATCGTTTGGAAGGGATTCTGGACTATGAGGCGGCCGGATACGGCTCCTGTCTTTTCGACATCGCCGTGACGCTCCATGCCTGCTGTCACGACGAAAAAAATTTCTCTATCGAAAAATGTCGCCGATTGTTGGAAGGCTATCGATCAGTCCGAAAACTGTCGACAAGAAAAAAAAGATGGTTTGAATATTATCTATATCAGTCAGCCGTGCGATTCTTGCTGACCCGTCTGCGGGACTTTGAACTCAAGGAAGGGAAGGTTTTGGCCAGACCGTTCAAGGACTATCGGGAATATCTGCGGCGGTTTTCCGAGATGCCGGAATTGGTCAGGGCGCTTTAA
- the mutS gene encoding DNA mismatch repair protein MutS translates to MSTQTPLMRQYLETKEKYRDAILFFRLGDFYEMFFDDAERVSKMLNLTLTSRNKSSAESVPLCGVPHHSAQTYINRLISMGHKVALCEQMEDPKKAKGIVKREVVQVITPGVMLDPEGLDGKNPNYLASVCHRQGRWGLALADVSTGLFQMTELADESKLSDELNRLEPREILLPVEEKNRPWAERLRKNFPAVLFNAMPGWHFDPDFGRDLYQSYYKASLAGLGIDSLNGAYPAGGALLSYLSEMKLLKEGLLSRPRIYFSADSMAIDDNAKRNLELVTTLAEGKRHGSLFWLIDRAKTVMGSRQLKNWLLSPLIESKKIEERLSVVSELKENSGLLSELENEFSKIADLERLENRIVAGQANARDLIALCASLERVDAIKNTLSGCGSPLLCESRDKLDSLNELTDEIGRTLCDDPPPALKEGGIIREGVNAELDELRSIEKNGKYFISTMEAREREATGISSLKIRYNQVFGYAIEITHTHKDKIPQHYIRKQTLTQAERYITPELKEYEEKVLRASERICELEYEIFQQLREKAAGFSVRIKKTAETISTLDALMSLARVALEYRYVRPEIVDEPALEIKKGRHPLVEALYREEPFVPNDLLLNTSDQRLLIITGPNMAGKSTVMRQTALIVIMAQMGGFVPAESAMIGIVDQIFTRVGASDRLQKGHSTFMVEMIETANILAHATEKSLVVLDEIGRGTSTFDGLSIAWAVAETLHDKIACRTLFATHYHELTDLAEEKEGIRNFHMAVKEWNGEILFLRELKEGGTNRSYGVFVAAMAGLPPETISRAREILKLLEEKDLQFKSAAQKESPQMTLFEPRPHPVVEELKKVDINALTPLEALNVLARLKTSY, encoded by the coding sequence ATGTCCACACAGACCCCCCTCATGCGGCAATATCTGGAGACGAAGGAAAAATACAGGGACGCCATCCTTTTTTTCAGGCTTGGCGATTTTTATGAGATGTTTTTTGATGATGCCGAGCGGGTTTCCAAGATGCTCAATCTGACGTTGACCTCGCGGAACAAGTCGTCTGCCGAGTCGGTGCCGCTTTGCGGCGTGCCGCATCATTCGGCCCAGACCTACATCAACCGGCTGATTTCGATGGGGCACAAGGTGGCCCTCTGCGAGCAGATGGAGGACCCCAAAAAGGCCAAAGGGATCGTGAAGCGGGAGGTCGTACAGGTAATCACCCCCGGTGTGATGCTCGATCCGGAGGGCTTGGACGGCAAGAACCCCAACTACCTCGCCTCTGTTTGTCATCGTCAGGGGCGATGGGGGCTGGCGCTGGCCGATGTCTCCACCGGCCTGTTTCAAATGACCGAATTGGCGGACGAGTCCAAATTATCCGATGAATTGAACCGTCTTGAACCGAGGGAGATCCTTCTGCCTGTGGAAGAGAAAAACCGCCCGTGGGCCGAAAGGCTCCGGAAAAATTTTCCCGCAGTCCTCTTCAATGCCATGCCCGGCTGGCATTTCGACCCCGACTTTGGGCGCGATTTGTATCAATCCTATTACAAGGCTTCTCTCGCCGGTCTGGGAATCGACTCCTTAAACGGGGCTTATCCGGCCGGGGGGGCGCTTCTTTCGTATCTCTCCGAGATGAAGCTTTTAAAAGAGGGGTTGCTTTCCCGGCCGCGCATTTATTTTTCCGCCGATTCGATGGCAATCGATGACAATGCCAAACGGAATCTTGAGCTGGTAACAACGCTTGCGGAGGGGAAGCGCCACGGCTCGCTCTTCTGGCTGATCGACCGCGCCAAAACCGTCATGGGGAGCCGCCAACTCAAAAACTGGCTCCTCTCTCCTTTAATCGAAAGCAAAAAAATCGAAGAAAGACTTTCCGTCGTCTCCGAACTGAAGGAGAATTCCGGCTTGTTGAGCGAACTGGAAAATGAATTTTCAAAAATTGCCGATCTTGAGCGGCTGGAAAACCGGATTGTGGCGGGGCAGGCCAACGCCCGCGATCTGATCGCCCTTTGCGCGTCGCTTGAGCGGGTGGACGCGATCAAAAACACGCTTTCGGGATGCGGATCCCCCTTGTTGTGCGAATCGCGGGACAAACTCGACTCCTTAAACGAATTAACCGACGAAATCGGCCGGACCCTTTGCGACGATCCGCCGCCGGCCCTTAAAGAGGGGGGGATCATCCGCGAAGGGGTGAATGCGGAGCTGGATGAATTGCGTTCAATCGAAAAAAATGGAAAATATTTTATCAGCACGATGGAGGCGCGGGAGCGCGAGGCAACCGGGATTTCGTCCCTCAAAATCCGGTATAATCAGGTTTTTGGCTATGCCATTGAGATCACCCACACCCACAAGGATAAAATCCCCCAACACTATATCCGTAAGCAGACCCTCACCCAGGCGGAGCGGTACATCACGCCGGAACTCAAGGAATATGAAGAAAAAGTCCTAAGGGCCTCCGAGCGGATTTGCGAATTGGAGTACGAGATATTTCAACAATTAAGAGAGAAGGCCGCGGGATTTTCCGTCCGGATCAAAAAGACCGCGGAGACGATTTCAACGCTCGACGCGCTGATGTCGCTGGCGCGTGTCGCGCTTGAATATCGCTATGTCCGTCCGGAGATTGTCGATGAACCGGCGCTTGAAATAAAAAAGGGGAGGCACCCATTGGTCGAGGCGCTCTATCGGGAAGAGCCGTTCGTGCCGAACGATCTTTTGCTGAATACCTCCGATCAACGCCTGCTGATCATTACAGGCCCCAACATGGCGGGCAAATCGACTGTCATGCGGCAGACGGCGCTGATTGTCATCATGGCGCAGATGGGGGGCTTTGTGCCGGCCGAGAGCGCCATGATCGGGATTGTCGACCAGATCTTCACCCGCGTGGGGGCCTCCGATCGCCTGCAAAAGGGGCACTCGACATTCATGGTGGAGATGATCGAAACGGCAAATATTCTGGCCCATGCAACGGAGAAGAGCCTCGTGGTCTTGGACGAGATCGGCCGGGGAACTTCCACCTTCGACGGATTGAGCATCGCCTGGGCCGTTGCCGAAACGCTCCACGACAAAATCGCCTGCCGGACCCTCTTCGCCACGCACTATCACGAGTTGACCGATCTGGCGGAAGAGAAAGAGGGGATTCGGAATTTCCACATGGCGGTGAAGGAATGGAATGGAGAGATTCTCTTTTTACGCGAACTAAAAGAGGGGGGAACAAACCGGAGCTACGGTGTTTTTGTCGCCGCCATGGCGGGTCTGCCGCCGGAGACGATCTCCCGCGCCCGCGAGATTCTGAAGCTTCTGGAGGAAAAAGACCTCCAATTCAAATCGGCCGCGCAGAAAGAATCCCCGCAAATGACGCTGTTCGAACCCAGGCCCCATCCGGTTGTCGAGGAACTTAAAAAAGTGGATATTAACGCCCTGACCCCGCTGGAGGCCTTGAATGTTCTTGCCCGCCTGAAAACATCGTATTGA